A stretch of Lysobacter sp. K5869 DNA encodes these proteins:
- the dksA gene encoding RNA polymerase-binding protein DksA, with translation MAVKKPAKKAVKAAKKTVKPVAKKAAKPAAKPAPKKTAAASKPAVKKAPAKAAAKKVAAKPAAKAAPVKAAPAKKAAPVKPAAAKPAASKPAAPAKKAAPAKPAAAAKPTAKPVAAKATPIKETAATQPDLKKVEANKPQAVKKQPAPAAAQTPPPARTGAPAPAKQAVSISDQSKNTVTQTASSNPPAGKPASAAARPAGKVAVAVTTKAPSSPAPKTKVKVVQYANDPATGRPIVPEGYKPTSDEEYMNPLQLEYFRQRLLQWRTDLVEESKQTIENLKDEVRDVGDEAERATRETENSLELRTRDRYRKLISKIDSTLKRVDSGDYGFCVDTGEEIGLERLEARLTAERTIDAQERWEHMQKQMGD, from the coding sequence GTGGCAGTGAAAAAACCTGCGAAGAAGGCCGTCAAGGCCGCCAAGAAGACCGTCAAGCCCGTCGCTAAGAAGGCCGCCAAGCCCGCGGCCAAGCCCGCGCCGAAGAAGACGGCGGCGGCGAGCAAGCCGGCGGTCAAGAAGGCGCCGGCCAAGGCGGCGGCGAAGAAGGTCGCGGCCAAGCCGGCCGCCAAGGCGGCGCCGGTCAAGGCCGCTCCCGCCAAGAAGGCGGCGCCGGTCAAGCCGGCCGCAGCCAAGCCTGCCGCGAGCAAACCGGCGGCGCCGGCGAAGAAGGCGGCTCCGGCCAAGCCCGCCGCGGCGGCGAAGCCGACCGCCAAGCCGGTCGCAGCCAAAGCGACGCCGATCAAGGAAACTGCCGCGACCCAGCCCGACCTTAAAAAAGTTGAAGCGAACAAGCCTCAAGCTGTGAAGAAGCAACCCGCGCCCGCCGCGGCCCAAACCCCACCGCCTGCCCGGACCGGCGCTCCGGCGCCCGCCAAGCAGGCCGTCAGCATCTCCGACCAAAGCAAGAACACAGTGACCCAGACAGCATCCAGCAACCCTCCCGCCGGCAAGCCCGCGTCCGCTGCGGCCCGGCCGGCCGGCAAGGTCGCCGTGGCGGTGACCACCAAGGCGCCGTCCTCGCCCGCGCCCAAGACCAAGGTCAAGGTCGTTCAGTACGCGAACGATCCCGCGACCGGCCGTCCGATCGTGCCGGAAGGCTATAAGCCGACCTCGGACGAGGAATACATGAACCCGCTGCAACTCGAATATTTCCGTCAACGCCTGCTGCAATGGCGCACGGATCTGGTCGAGGAGTCCAAGCAGACCATCGAGAACCTCAAGGACGAAGTGCGCGACGTCGGCGACGAAGCCGAACGCGCCACCCGCGAGACCGAGAACTCGCTGGAACTGCGCACCCGCGACCGCTACCGCAAGCTGATCAGCAAGATCGACAGCACGCTCAAGCGCGTGGACTCGGGCGATTACGGTTTCTGCGTCGACACCGGCGAAGAGATCGGCCTGGAGCGCCTGGAGGCGCGCCTGACCGCCGAGCGCACCATCGACGCCCAAGAGCGTTGGGAACACATGCAGAAGCAGATGGGCGACTGA
- the yidD gene encoding membrane protein insertion efficiency factor YidD: MIARLLLVLLRGYKRWISPLLGQRCRFHPSCSSYSMTAIAHYGALKGSWLTLKRLARCHPLHPGGYDPVPGTEDAAASPDSSGHCSCHRP; this comes from the coding sequence GTGATCGCTCGTCTTCTCCTCGTCCTGCTGCGCGGCTACAAACGCTGGATCAGCCCCTTGCTCGGCCAGCGTTGCCGCTTCCATCCGAGCTGTTCGTCGTATTCGATGACGGCGATCGCGCATTACGGCGCGCTCAAGGGCAGCTGGCTCACGCTCAAGCGGCTGGCGCGCTGCCATCCGCTGCATCCCGGCGGCTACGACCCGGTGCCCGGCACCGAGGACGCCGCCGCCTCCCCCGACTCTTCCGGACACTGCTCATGCCATCGACCCTGA
- a CDS encoding dihydroorotase — MPSTLIVNARLVNEGREYEGDLRIDGERIAEIGAGLSARAGETVIDARGRRLLPGMIDDQVHFREPGMEYKADMATESAAAVAGGLTTFMDMPNTNPPTLDAAALEDKYRRAAGRAWGNYGFYLGASNDNLAAIQSLDPRTAPGVKVFMGASTGNMLVDDPVTLDAIFRDVPTPIITHCEDTPMIDAELARYKAKYGDDIPARFHPDIRSREACKKSTELAISLARKHNTRLHVLHISTADELALFQPGPIEGKRITAETCIHFLRFDREDYEKLGHLIKCNPAIKDPADREALIRAIADGVIDVLATDHAPHTLEEKARPYTSAPSGLPLVQFALNAALELVHEGRLSTAQVVDKFAHAPAKLFDVMHRGFLREGYFADLVLIDDVPYTVQREDVLSKCGWSPFEGRTFRSRIASTWVNGQLAWDGAALTGTPQGQRLAFDR; from the coding sequence ATGCCATCGACCCTGATCGTCAACGCCCGCCTGGTCAACGAAGGACGCGAATACGAAGGCGACCTGCGCATCGACGGCGAACGCATCGCCGAAATCGGCGCCGGCTTGTCGGCGCGCGCCGGCGAGACCGTGATCGACGCGCGCGGCCGCCGCTTGCTGCCGGGCATGATCGACGACCAGGTCCACTTCCGCGAACCGGGCATGGAGTACAAGGCCGACATGGCCACCGAGTCGGCCGCGGCGGTGGCCGGCGGGCTGACCACGTTCATGGACATGCCCAACACCAACCCGCCGACGCTCGACGCCGCGGCGCTGGAGGACAAATACCGCCGCGCCGCCGGCCGCGCCTGGGGCAACTACGGTTTCTATCTGGGCGCGAGCAACGACAACCTCGCCGCGATCCAGTCGCTGGATCCGCGCACCGCGCCGGGCGTGAAGGTGTTCATGGGCGCGTCCACCGGCAACATGCTGGTCGACGATCCGGTCACGCTCGACGCGATCTTCCGCGACGTGCCCACGCCGATCATCACCCACTGCGAAGACACGCCGATGATCGACGCCGAACTGGCGCGTTATAAGGCCAAGTACGGCGACGACATCCCCGCGCGCTTTCATCCCGACATCCGTTCGCGCGAAGCCTGCAAGAAGTCGACCGAGCTGGCGATCTCGCTGGCGCGCAAGCACAACACCCGCCTGCACGTGCTGCACATCAGCACCGCCGACGAACTGGCGCTGTTCCAGCCCGGCCCGATCGAAGGCAAGCGCATCACCGCCGAAACCTGCATCCACTTCCTGCGCTTCGACCGCGAGGACTACGAGAAGCTCGGCCATCTGATCAAGTGCAACCCGGCGATCAAGGATCCGGCCGATCGCGAGGCGCTGATCCGCGCGATCGCCGACGGCGTGATCGACGTGCTCGCCACCGACCACGCGCCGCATACGCTGGAAGAAAAGGCGCGCCCCTACACCTCCGCGCCGAGCGGCTTGCCGCTGGTGCAGTTCGCGCTCAACGCCGCGCTGGAACTGGTGCACGAAGGCCGCCTGAGCACCGCGCAGGTGGTCGACAAGTTCGCCCACGCGCCGGCCAAGCTGTTCGACGTGATGCATCGCGGCTTCCTGCGCGAAGGCTATTTCGCCGACTTGGTGCTGATCGACGACGTGCCGTACACGGTTCAGCGCGAAGACGTGCTGTCCAAGTGCGGCTGGTCGCCGTTCGAGGGCCGCACCTTCCGCAGCCGCATCGCCTCGACCTGGGTCAACGGACAACTGGCGTGGGACGGCGCGGCCTTGACCGGCACGCCGCAGGGTCAGCGTCTGGCGTTCGATCGATGA
- a CDS encoding M23 family metallopeptidase, producing MRSALRAAALLCAAAALAPVASAQVVASGTIPDGAAVAAPAQTGDARIVFPASVQQGAMVIGKVAPGSMVRYGGRQLRVTPYGSVVFGVGRDATGTLSVEVQPPGGAPQRVGIAVTPRDFPTEYISGVPPKTVNPPPEIAARIEREQAQVTASRARDDERPDFAQPFQWPVQGRISGRFGNQRVYNGQKGSGHSGMDIAAPTGTAVKAPAAGVITFAAPDLYLTGGTVLLDHGHGISSNFLHLSRIDVKVGDRIAQGQTLGAVGATGRATGPHLHWGMNWFDVRIDPLLVLERAQAAGKPAP from the coding sequence ATGAGGTCGGCGTTGCGCGCGGCCGCGCTGCTGTGCGCGGCCGCGGCGCTGGCGCCGGTCGCGTCGGCGCAAGTGGTCGCGTCCGGAACGATTCCCGACGGCGCCGCCGTCGCAGCGCCGGCGCAAACCGGCGACGCGCGCATCGTGTTTCCCGCCTCCGTGCAGCAAGGCGCGATGGTGATCGGCAAGGTGGCGCCGGGCAGCATGGTGCGTTACGGCGGCCGCCAGTTGCGCGTAACGCCTTACGGCAGCGTGGTGTTCGGCGTCGGCCGCGACGCGACGGGCACGCTCAGCGTCGAGGTGCAGCCGCCGGGCGGCGCGCCGCAGCGCGTGGGCATCGCGGTGACGCCGCGCGATTTTCCGACCGAATACATCAGCGGCGTGCCGCCGAAAACGGTCAATCCGCCGCCGGAGATCGCCGCGCGGATCGAGCGCGAACAAGCGCAGGTGACCGCGTCGCGCGCGCGCGACGACGAGCGCCCCGATTTCGCCCAACCGTTCCAGTGGCCGGTGCAGGGCCGCATCAGCGGCCGCTTCGGCAATCAGCGCGTCTACAACGGGCAGAAGGGCTCCGGCCATTCGGGCATGGACATCGCCGCGCCCACCGGCACCGCGGTGAAGGCGCCGGCGGCCGGGGTGATCACCTTCGCCGCGCCGGACCTGTATCTCACCGGCGGCACCGTGCTGCTCGATCACGGCCACGGGATCAGCTCGAATTTCCTGCACCTCTCGCGCATCGACGTCAAAGTCGGCGACCGCATCGCCCAAGGCCAGACCCTCGGCGCGGTCGGCGCGACCGGGCGCGCGACCGGGCCGCATCTGCATTGGGGCATGAATTGGTTCGATGTGCGGATCGATCCGCTGTTGGTGTTGGAGCGGGCGCAGGCGGCGGGCAAGCCGGCGCCTTGA